The proteins below come from a single Melospiza georgiana isolate bMelGeo1 chromosome 4, bMelGeo1.pri, whole genome shotgun sequence genomic window:
- the SMKR1 gene encoding small lysine-rich protein 1 gives MAKAKKGGKDKKGGDKGKKGDKGKKGGKGKRSKKGAKKEVVPVDLFSAAAMLNAYYICHNAAAFLQFRGHPWPGSLRKKGKGKRRSMMPLNSADGEQ, from the exons ATG GCCAAAGCTAAAAAAGGTGGCAAAGACAAAAAGGGTGGTGACAAAGGCAAGAAGGGTGACAAAGGCAAGAAGGGTGGCAAAGGCAAACGCTCCAAAAAGGGTGCAAAGAAGGAAGTGGTACCAGTGGATCTCTTCAGCGCAGCTGCCATGCTCAACGCTTACTACATCTGTCACAACGCCGCCGCCTTCCTGCAGTTCCGGGGCCACCCCTGGCCTGGCTCTCTcagaaagaaggggaaagggaagagaaggag CATGATGCCACTGAACTCAGCAGATGGTGAGCAGTGA